The genomic stretch ACCGAGACAAAGCTTCACACGTCAGGACTGGCTCTTTTGCCAGCGGTGCACGTCTCTTCTGACGAGCCTATCAAGGCTACTGACGAGCACACCCATTTTCCAAACAGGCGATCAATAGGTCGGCTGTGCCCCACGATGAGCTTCCGAGGCCGCCATTGGCCGTGACCGGACTCCAGGGCAACACTTTCAAATACGTCGAAGACTGATTGGAACTAACGTCAGTGAGCGCTCGACAGATACACTTCCTGGCAGCCCAAACAGACAATCGATGATTAAGCCGCCAAATATGTGCGCCTTAAGGGCGTCACGGGCCCTCATTTACACGCAGTGATGACGAGAACGCCATGGCCGGGCTGATTCCCCAGAGCTTTATTGACGACCTTCTGAACCGCACCGACATCGTCGATGTTGTCAGCTCGCGCGTGCAAATGAAAAAGGCTGGCAAGAACTACACCGCCTGCTGCCCGTTCCACAAAGAAAAGACCCCCTCGTTCAGCGTCAGCCCCGACAAGCAATTCTATTACTGCTTCGGCTGCGGCGCGGGCGGCAACGCTCTCGGCTTTATCATGGACCACGACAACCTGGACTTCCCCCAGGCCGTCGAGGAACTGGCGAAAGCCGCCGGCATGGAAATCCCCCGCGAAGAAAGTGGCCGGCCGCACAAGCCACGCCAACCCACCGACTCGCCGCTGTACCCACTACTCACTGCCGCCGCAGAGTTCTACCGCCAGGCCCTGAAAACCCATCCACAGCGCAAGGCCGCCGTGGATTACCTCAAGGGTCGTGGCCTGACCGGGGAAATCGCCCGCGACTTCGGCCTGGGCTTCGCCCCTCCGGGCTGGGACAACCTGTACAAGCACCTGAGCAGCGATACCCTGCAGCAAAAAGCCATGATCGATGCCGGCCTGCTGGTGGAAAACGCCGAGACCGGCAAGCGCTATGACCGCTTCCGCGACCGAGTGATGTTCCCGATCCGCGACAGTCGTGGCCGCATCATCGCCTTCGGCGGTCGAGTGCTGGGTGACGACAAGCCCAAATACCTGAACTCCCCGGAAACCCCGGTGTTTCACAAGGGCCAGGAACTCTACGGCCTGTTCGAAGCGCGCAAGAACAACCGCAACCTCGATGAAATCATCGTGGTTGAAGGCTACATGGACGTCATCGCCCTGGCCCAGCAAGGCTTGCGCAATGCCGTAGCAACCCTCGGCACCGCCACCAGCGAAGAACACATGAAACGCCTGTTTCGCGTGGTGCCCAGCGTGCTGTTTTGCTTCGACGGCGACCAGGCAGGTCGCAATGCCGCCTGGCGCGCCCTCGAAGCCACACTGTCGAGCCTGCAGGATGGGCGCCGCGCGCGCTTTCTGTTCCTGCCCGAAGGCGAAGACCCGGACACCCTGGTGCGCTCCGAAGGCACCGACGCGTTTCGCGCGCGCATCCATCAGCACGCACAGCCGCTGGCCGACTATTTCTTCCAGCAATTGACTGAGGAGGCCGATCCGCGATCCCTCGAAGGCAAGGCTCACATGGCCACCCTCGCCGCACCGCTGATCGACAAGGTTCCCGGCGCCAACCTCAAGGCCCTGATGCGCCAGCGCCTGCTGGAAATCACCGGCCTGAGTGGCGAGGCCGTCAGCCAGCTGGTGCACAGCGCCCCCCAGGATGCGCCACCGGCTTACGATCCGGGCTTCGACTACGACGCCATGCCAGACTACGCGGACTTTCACCAACCCCAAGAAGCATTTGCGCCCCAACAGGACTGGACGCCGAAGAAACCCGGCGCTGGCGGCAAGAAATGGGACAAACCCTGGAGTAAAAATGGCAAGCGCGGCGACCGCGACGAGGCCTACACCCCGCGCACGCCGGTGGCAGTGGAAGCCCCGACGCTGATTGCCCTGCGCACCCTGATCCACCACCCGCAACTGGCGGGAAAGGTAGAAAGTGCCGAACATTTTGCCAACGAGAGCAACACCTACGCCCAGGTGCTGATTGCCCTGATCGAGGCCGTGCAGAAAAATCCTAAGCTAAACTCAATCCAGCTGATGGCTCGTTGGCATGGCACAGAGCAAGGACGCCTTTTGAAGGCCCTCGCAGAAAAGGAGTGGTTAATTGACGGCGATAACCTTGAACAACAGTTTTTAGACACCATTACTAGATTATCCGCGGGTCAGCATACGCAGACCCTCGATGAACTTATCAAGAAAGCAAGGCAGCCAGGATTGTCGGCTGACGAGCAAATTCAGATAGCAAAGCAGATGCGCGACCTCTTAAAACAGAATGTTTCCGCATCAAACCCGACCTCAGCTGGCGTGTGAGGTCATAGCTCGGGTATAATCCTCGGCTTGTTTTTTGCCCGCCAAGACCTTCAGTGGATAGGGTGTTATGTCCGGAAAAGCGCAACAGCAGTCTCGTATCAAAGAGTTGATCGTCCTTGGTCGTGAGCAGGGTTACCTGACTTACGCGGAGGTCAACGACCACCTGCCGGAGGATATTTCAGATCCGGAACAGGTGGAAGACATCATCCGCATGATTAACGACATGGGGATCAACGTATTCGAAGCTGCGCCAGATAAGGATTCTCTTATGCTGGCGGACGCCGATACCGACGAGGCCGCCGCTGAAGAAGCTGCTGCCGCGCTGGCTGCTGTGGAGACCGATATCGGTCGTACCACCGACCCAGTGCGCATGTATATGCGTGAAATGGGTACCGTCGAGCTGCTGACACGCGAAGGCGAGATCGAAATCGCCAAGCGTATCGAAGAGGGCATCCGTGAAGTGATGGGCGCAATCGCGCACTTTCCCGGCACGGTTGACCACATTCTCTCCGAGTACACCCGCGTTACCACCGAAGGTGGCCGCCTGTCCGACGTCCTGAGCGGCTATATCGATCCGGACGACGGCATTACGCCGCCTGCCGCCGAAGTACCGCCGCCTGTCGACCCGAAAGCCGTGAAAGCGGACGACGAAACTGACGACGACGAGGCTGAAGCCAGCACCGATGACGAAGAAGAAGTCGAAAGCGGCCCGGATCCGATCATCGCAGCCCAGCGTTTTGGCGCGGTCTCCGATCAGATGGAACTGGCGCGCAAGGCCCTGAAGAAGCACGGTCGTGGTAGCAAGCAGGCAACCGCCGAACTGCTGGCCCTGGCTGAGCTGTTCATGCCGATCAAACTGGTACCGAAGCAATTCGAAGGCCTGGTTGAGCGCGTTCGTAGTGCCCTTGAGCGTCTGCGTGCCCAAGAGCGGGCGATCATGCAGCTCTGTGTGCGTGATGCGCGCATGCCGCGTGCCGACTTCCTGCGCCAGTTCCCGGGCAATGAAGTTGACGAAAGCTGGACCGACGCACTGGCCAAGGGCAAAAGCAAATATGCTGAAGCCATTGGTCGCTTCCAGGCCGACATCGTTCGTTGCCAGCAGAAGCTGACTGCACTGCAGACCGAAACCGGTCTGACGATTGCCGAAATCAAGGACATCAACCGTCGCATGTCGATCGGCGAGGCCAAGGCCCGTCGCGCGAAGAAAGAGATGGTTGAAGCGAACTTGCGTCTGGTGATCTCCATCGCCAAGAAGTACACCAACCGCGGCCTGCAATTCCTTGATCTGATCCAGGAAGGCAACATCGGCTTGATGAAGGCTGTGGACAAGTTCGAATACCGTCGCGGATACAAGTTCTCGACTTATGCCACCTGGTGGATCCGTCAGGCGATCACTCGCTCGATCGCCGACCAGGCCCGCACCATCCGTATTCCGGTGCACATGATCGAGACCATCAACAAGCTCAACCGTATTTCCCGGCAGATGTTGCAGGAAATGGGTCGCGAACCGACCCCGGAAGAGCTGGGTGAACGCATGGAAATGCCTGAGGACAAGATCCGCAAGGTATTGAAGATCGCTAAAGAGCCGATCTCCATGGAAACCCCGATTGGTGATGACGAAGACTCCCACCTGGGTGACTTCATCGAAGACTCGACCATGCAGTCGCCCATCGATGTCGCCACCGTTGAGAGCCTTAAAGAAGCGACTCGCGACGTACTGTCCGGCCTCACTGCCCGTGAAGCCAAGGTACTGCGCATGCGTTTCGGCATCGACATGAATACCGACCACACCCTTGAGGAAGTCGGCAAGCAGTTTGACGTGACCCGCGAGCGGATCCGCCAGATCGAAGCCAAGGCACTGCGCAAGTTGCGCCACCCGACGAGAAGCGAGCATTTGCGCTCCTTCCTCGACGAGTGATCACAGAACCCCCAGGCCTTGGCCTGGGGGTTTTGCTTTGTGCAGATTAAAATCTTCCCCGCTTTACCTCCCCTCGCAATGCCCGTCTACACTCGAAATATTCCCCGTGCCATAACGAGACCGTTATGCCCAGACTGCCGGCCGTGCTACTGCTGTCGCTGCTGACCTGGACCGCAACGGCTGGCGCGTTGACTCTCACCGATGAAGAGCATGGCTGGTTGGCGGACCACCCAGAGTTACGCCTTGGCGTTGATACGTCATGGCCGCCGTTTGAGTACCGCGATGAAGAAGGCCGCTATCAGGGCCTGGCTGCTGACTATGTACGGCTGATCCAGGAACGCCTGGGCATCAAGGTCAGGTTGATCGAACCCGCCAACTGGAGCGCCCTGCTTGAGCAGGCCAGGAACAACCAGCTCGACCTGTTGCCGGGCATCATGTCCACCCCGGAACGCCAGGGTTTCCTGGCGTTTTCCCGGCCTTATCTCGACTTCCCCATTGTCATTCTTGCCCATGAAGGCGGCGCCCAGCCCCGCTCCCTCAAGGACCTCTACGGGCTGAAAATCGCCGTGGTGGAAAACTACGCCCCCCACGAGTTGCTGCGCACCCACCATCCCGACCTGAACCTGGTGGCGATGCCCAACGTCAGCTCAACCTTGCAGGCCCTGGCCACCGATGAGGTGGACGCCGTTGTCGGAGACCTGGCCTCCAGCGTCTGGAGCCTGCGCCAGCTCAAGCTCGACGGGCTGTATGTCAGCGGTGAAACGCCTTATCGCTACCAACTGGCAATGGGCGTGCCCCGCGAGAACAAAATGCTGATTGGCATTCTGGATAAAGTGCTCGCCGACCTGAGCCCCAGGGAGATTGACGAGATCCAGGAACACTGGGTCGGCAATGTCATCGACCACCGGGCCTTCTGGACCGACCTGCTCCTCTATGGCCTGCCAGCAGTGCTGTTATTGAGTAGCGTGCTGGTCATCGTGATTCGCATCAACCGCCGGCTCAGTTCGGAAATTTCCCGCAGGGTAGCCCTGGAACAAGAGCTGCGCAGCAGCGAATACCATTACCGTGGATTGGTGGAAAGCCTGTCAGCCATTGCCTGGGAGGCAGACATCAATGACTTCACCTACAGCTATGTGTCCCCCCACGCCGAAGAACTGCTGGGCTATCCACGGGCGCACTGGCTGATCCCCGGCTTCTGGCGCAACATCATCCACCCCGCCGACCTGACCCGCGCCGACTCCTTCTGTCAGCGGGAAACCCGCGCCAGCCGCGATCACAGCATCGATTACCGGGTGATCACCGCAGACGGCCGCTGCCTGTGGGTCAGGGATATTGTCAGCCTGATCAAGCATGGGCATGAGCCGGTCATGCGCGGCTTGATGATCGATATCAGCGAGGCCAAGCGCACCGAGGAGGCGCTGCAGCTCTCACAGGAGAAGTTCGCCTCGGTGTTCCAGCAATGCCCGGACATATTGGTAATTGCCCGCCTGTCCGATGGCTGCCTGCTAGAGGTCAACAAGGCCTTCGAGGACCAGATTGGCCTGAGCGCCGCAGACGTCATCGGCAAGACCGCCACCGAACTGAATATCTGGGGCATCCAGGGCGTAGGCCCCAACCTGCTCAAGCGTGTGCAGACCACCAGCATCCGCAACCTGGAGATGCCCTTTCTGCGCAGCAACGGCCAGGCGTTTACCGGACTGATTTCCGCCGAACCCTTCCAACTCGACGCAACCGAAGCGCTGGTGGTGGTGGTGCGGGACATCACTCAACTGAAGGAAACCCAGCAACAACTGCAAACCTCCGAAGAAAAGTTCGCCAAGGCCTTCCACGCCTCACCCGATGGCTTATTGCTGACACGCCAGTGCGATGGCCTGCTGCTGGAGGTCAACGAAGGCTTCAGCCGTATCACCGGCTTCAACAGTGCAATGTCCCTGGACCAATCGACCCTGGACCTGGGCATCTGGGTGGATTTGAACGAACGCAAGCACATGCTTGACCTGTTGCAGCGCGATGGTCTGGTGCGTGATTTCGTCTGCCATATCCGACGCAGTGACGGCCAGATTCGCCTGTGCGAATTGTCCAGTCGCCCACTGCCCATCGGTGATGACGACTGCATGCTGACCATCGCCCGCGACATTACCGAACGCCAGTTGATGCAGGAAAAACTGCAACAGGCCGCAACGGTTTTCGAAAGCACCGCTGAAGGTGTCCTGATCACCGACACCCGGCAGAACATCAGCGCCGTCAACCGTGCCTTCAGCGAGATCACCGGCTACAGCGAAGCCGAAGCCCTGGGCCATACCCCACGCCTGCTGGCTTCCGGCCTGCACGACAGCGCGTTCTACGCCGCCATGTGGCATCAACTGACCGCCAACGGCCATTGGCAAGGCGAGATCTCCAACCGACGCAAGAGCGGCGAGTTGTACCCCAGTTGGCTGACCATCAGCGCCGTGCGCAACCTCGAGCAGTCAATCACTCACTTCGTGGCAGTATTTGCTGATATCTCCAGCCTCAAGCATGCCCAGGCGCGGCTTGATTACCAGGCGCACCACGACCCGCTCACCGGCCTGCCCAACCGCACGCTGTTTGAGAATCGCCTGCAGACCGCCCTCAACAATCAACAGGAAGCCGGCAGCCAGGGCGCAGTGCTGTTTCTCGACCTTGACCGTTTCAAGCACATCAATGACAGCCTTGGCCATCCGATTGGCGACCTGCTGCTCAAGGACATCGCCGTACGCCTCAAGGAGCAACTACGCGATATCGACACCGTGGCCCGCTTGGGCGGTGACGAATTCATCATCCTCCTGCCCGGCCTGCAACAAGCCAGCGACGCCCAGCACCTGGCCAATAAACTGTTGACCTGCTTCACCCTGCCTTTCCAGGCGGGCGAACACGAGTTCTTTATCAGTGCCAGCATCGGCACCAGCCTCTACCCACAGGATGGCACCGACGTCGCCACCCTGGTCAAAAACGCCGATGCCGCGATGTACCGTTCCAAAGCCAAGGGCCGCAACCGAGTCGAACGCTACACCCAGGACCTCACCGCCCAGGCCAACGAACGCGTTGCCCTCGAACACGAACTGCGCCGGGCCATAGAGCGCGATGAGCTGTTTTTGTATTACCAGCCGAAACTGAGCCTGGACACCCAACAACTGATCGGTGCCGAAGCTCTGATCCGCTGGCGCCACCCCACCTTTGGCGACGTGCCACCCGAACACTTCATCGCCCTGGCCGAAGAGAACGGCATGATCCTGCAGATCGGCGATTGGGTCCTGGAACAGGCTTGCTGTCAACTGCATCAGTGGCGCAAGTCTTATGACGACTTCGGCCCCCTCTCCGTCAACCTCGCCGGTGCCCAACTGCGCCACCCCAACCTGCTGGGGCGCATCGAGCAACTGCTGCGCGACAACCGCCTGGAACCGGACTGCCTGCAACTGGAGATCACTGAAAACTTCATCATGAGCCAGGCCGAAGAAGCCCTGGAAGTGCTGCATAAACTCAAGCGCCTGGGCGTACAACTGGCCATCGACGACTTCGGCACCGGCTACTCCTCCTTGAGCTACCTCAAGCGCCTGCCCCTGGACTTCCTGAAAATCGACCAGTCCTTCGTCCGCGGCCTGCCAGACGACCCCCACGATGCCGCCATCGTGCGCGCCATCATCGCCCTGGGCCACAGCATGCAATTCACCATCATCGCCGAAGGCGTGGAAACCCCCGCCCAGCAAGCCTTCCTCGCCGACGAAGGCTGCGAGCAAATGCAAGGCTACATCGTCAGCCTACCTCTGCCCCCCGACATATTCGCCGCCACCTTCCTTCACATGACCCATTCGGATTTTTCGGATAGCACAGTGGAGAAACCATCGTTATAATCCGCGGCCTACTGAGGGCCTATAGCTCAGTTGGTTAGAGCAGGGGACTCATAATCCCTTGGTCGTAGGTTCTTATGTGGTACGAATGTTGGTGTGGCATTTGAACCTGATTTTTGATAGCTTTGCACCTTCTCAGCGCCACTGTAGCTCAATTGGTTAGAGCAACCGACTCATAATCGGTGGGTCGCGGGTTCGATTCCCGCCGGTGGCCCCATCTCCCCTTACAATCAAACACTTAGCGCACTCCGCAGACGGCCAACGGCCATGCTGACGGAGCTTTCTGCGTTGGCCTGATTCACCCACTTGAGCCTTTTTCCTTGACAAAGGCAAGTGCGACACCCAAAGCTAATAGGGTGTGGTATTTGGAATAAGAGCTCATGAAAAACTTCATCTTGGTCGAAGCGCCCGTTACGAGCGAGGCTAACTACATCCTGCTTCATCTCGACCCTGGCATGCCCGACGAGGCACGCGAGTTCAAACCGTTCACCGACTACACGACGTGGCTGGCACGTAAGGGCTACGCAGGAAACACCGATAAGCTCTACTCGGAGCACGTTGGCCGCTTCATCGACTACGTATATGAGGCGACGAAAACCCAATTTCCTGCAGATGTCGAGGTCACTATCGAGACCGTCATCTACAGCTACCAGGTTTATCTCCTCTTCGGTACGGACGCCACGAACCCGATAGCGAAGACGCTGGCCCATAGCCTAGGGAAGACACGGCTAACCGGTCAAAACTCAATCGCGGAATCAATAGAGTCGTCTATTCGATGGTTTCTTGAGGTAGCCGAGTCAAAAAACATGACAGCACCTGACCATCTGTTCAGTCGGTTCTGCTCGAGCAAGGCCGAATATCGAAGTCAATATGAGGTTTCGGCCCAAAAAGCTAATTCATGGATGGCAGCAGTCATTCGTGGCTCGCTGAACTCAGTTTTGCCTAAACGCAAGAGAGATAAGCTGTTTGCTAAAGCAGGGCGTAGGAACAGCAAACACGACAAGCAGCCGTTCAAGATCCTTCCATTCCCTATAGAACGATCCATCGACTTTCTCAGACAGGCCAAGCCTGCAAAGTCCACGACATTTTACAGGGATATGACGCTATATGCCCTACTTGCCGCGACAGGTTCGCGTACAAGCGAGGCGCTACAAGTTCGAATGTCCGACATCGACGATGACGATTTTGCAGTGTTCCTACGCGACCCCTTTGCGAGGAAAGCGCCTGGTATTACTGAAGAAGAGCATAAGCTTCTCTCCTGGAAAGGTCGGGAGACCGAGGTCACCTTCATGATTGAACCATTCGCTAAAATATTCTGGGAGAGCCTTGAGAAGTACCTGACCCTAGAATACAACTCTAGCGTTGGACATGATTTCTTGTTTCAGAACTCTGACGGCAGGCCCTTCTTCGCAAGCGACAGGAGCAGCCGTGACAAAACCTTCAAGAAATACTCTTTGAAGGCAGGCTTGCCGGACGTCACAGGCATCAGCACTCACTCTCTGAGGCATATGTACGGAACCTACACGCTTAATTACATGCCAGTTCCTGGTCAAACCCTTCCTGGTCTACCCATTACCTACGTGAAGATCCTGATGGGCCATGCCAGCGTTACATCCACGATGAAGTACGCGAAGCACGACACCGACATCATCGAAGCATACATTCAACATGCTAACCAGTACGTCATGCAAAGAGGCGATGCCTCCTTTACCACAATTCGCGAGGAGTTTTATCTGCGCCAGCTCGAAGTATTGAAGGACGAGGCGAATCGCATTCAAGGGACGCAACATGATTAACCTGACTAAGGATATTCAGATTATCAAAACTGGAGCGCCTCTTGATAGCTCCATTAAAGAGGCGATCACGAAAGCCAAGGCTTGCGTCTGCAAAGAGCTGTTTGGCACGAACTATATCTCTCCAAGTAAGGTAACAAGCGGCGCTCGTAACGAATATTACAACGCGTCCATCGTGCGCCTGTTTGATGACCACCTGAACGTGTCAAATGCACCTATTTATGATGAAGTGTGGGTGCGTAATGCTTTAGCTTGCACGAAAAAGACTGCGCCGATAGAAATTGCGAAGCAGGTCGTTCCGAAGGCCTCTATTGACTGGCTCAACAAGTCTTCCTTGGAGAGGCTGAGTAAAGACTGCGTCTTAATTCTTCACTTTCTCTGGCAGGAGCGAGCTGTCCTGCTCCCGGCTGACCTTAGGAAGCCCACGGTTCACAATCAGGACGAAGGAACCAACTTCTATGAGTTTGCTGCAGCATCCTATACCGAGGTGCTTGCATTTGTGAGCAAACCGTTTGTCTCGCATGTTCCCTACGAAAACATTCCGGACATTACCTCCGTAATGAAGCCTAGTGCCGTCAAAAACTTTGGATGGTACGCATGGCGCATGATTCGTTGCACAGACTGGCATAGAATCGAAGACATCAATCCAGATGACATCGCTGACCTCGCCGACCACTTGGTCTTAATGCGAAGAAATGACGTTGACTGGTTCCAGTACCCCATCGCCCCAGCCGCGTTTTGGAACTATGTTCAGAGGCTGTATTCTGACAGATGTAGCCAGGTCGCCGTCCGCCCTAAAAATGATTTGCACGCCAGTAGAAAAGCTCTGGCCTCTGGCGAATATGACTATCCTGATGAGCACAAGGAAAGTGTCGAGTCGTGGTTGAAATATCAGGACAAATACACCGGCTTACAAAAGTCTCGGGGTATTAAGTCTTTCGACGCTTACAGCAAGAGCTTCTCAGTTCTGAATACCTGGTTGTTTGGCGAATACCCTACTGCCACGGGATTGCTTCCTCCTCACCCAAGTGAGCTTAATCGGACGCACATGGAGGGCGATGGATACATAGGCTTCCTCACTTTTCTTCGCAGAGGCAGGTCAAACTCAACGATCCAGCAGATCATGTACCACATCACCAGCTTTTTCAACTACTTGACGGCTCACTCGAGCGCCGACGAGAAACTTTCTGGTTTTGTTTGCCCCATACTTGAGCTCGATTTCCCCATCGTGCGAAGAAGGAATAGCTCTAATAAGCCTGCATTTCATTCTGAGCATTTCCCATACCTTCTCCAATACTGCTACGCGATAGAGTCTTTCACAACTCACCTAGCCGAAAGGGTATATCACGAACAAATAAACCTATTCGACAAACAATTCAGGGCAGATATTGAAACAAAGGATTGGAACAACACCCAAAAAATCGTTCAAACTGAAAAACTTGGGTACGTTCCAATTGTGTTCTACCGGAACCCATCATTTGACGCTTCGCAGCCTAAATCCGAAGATAATCGCCCCATGAAGTATGAGGCGCTGCGACTTCTTCCAAGGTTTGTCGTGCCAATTATTGAACACTCGGTTGAACGCGAAGGGAAGTGGGTGTTCTATCCTCAGCTCAATTACATCAGACATAATATCATCGCACTGGAGACAGGGGTTCGTAGTATTCACATACGTTGGCTAGAGAGGCGAACCTATGATATGCGAATTGATCGTTCAAGACCCCTGCCTGCGCTTTGCAAGTTACGCATCAACACTGACAAAGTAAACGGCCCCTGGGACGCTACTGTTTCGAAGACGGTAATTGAACTGCTGGATCGTCAAAAAGCCATGATCCCTTGGTTTAACGATCCCGCAATGGATGTCGAAACCTGGTATGACTACCATGAAGAAAATGAGCATGGCAAAATCATCACGCTATTTCCGAAGGGAACAAGTCCTGGCGTGCTGACTCCGGAGGCCTATGCGAAATATTTCAAAAGGCTAATTTATTCTTTTGACTTGTTCTGCAGGTTTCAGCTGGGCATTGAGGCGACGAACGCAATGCCAGAGGCTGTGGGGGATCTGGAATCTATTAATGATCCTCACGACTATCTCACCGTGATCAAACTTGAGGGACAGGCCTGCAAATTAATCGAACATACCCCGCACTCCTGCCGAGTATCAGTTGTATCTGAATACATCCCAATTTTGCCGCCACACATCATCGGCGCATTTATTACCGGCCATGCCAGTGATGAACATGTAATGTATTACGCAAAAGTTGACCCTGCATACCTAAAATCGGTTGCCCAGTATCAAAAATTGAGTATTGAGCATGGATGGCTAGTTGACCGCCCAGCAATGTCTAACATCAAAGCAGAAGACGTTGCATCGAAGCTTCAGCAGGCTTTCCGGCGAGACAAGGAGAAGTCTCTGATTGACTTCGGTGCGATCTCTTTTGACCGTGAGACCAAGGATGATGTGGTTTCGGGTGTCAGGGAGACAAGGCAGCGCCCCATCGACTCGCTGGCCTTTATGCCCACTCATATCTGCCCATTTGGTAATCGCTGCCCAGCGGACGTCGTTAAAGACCTGGGTGCCATTCCTGGGATAAGTATGCCGTGCGGGGGCTGCTATTACTCGGTCAAAACTGTCGACCACCTGCCAAGGATATACGGTCACATTCGTGTGCTAACTGACGAGTGTAGCGAGCTGGAGGCCTATATCGCTGAGTCTAAAAGGAATGGAGCATCGCCTGAAAGCCTTGTGCCAAAAGCCAATCGTCGCAAATTCCTCGCCGCAGAGATCATTTCATGGAGCGTTACTGCTCACTGCCTCGAGCAAATGCATAACGAAATCAAAACGCGTGAAAGCTTCCTGGTAGAAAAACCTGAAATCGTTTCAGAGCACCTGGAGCGCTTAGAGCTCAAGAAAGACTCGCTTTCCAACCTGATTGCTCGCACTGCAGAAGCCAAGTCGCATGCGGAGTATTTCACTCCACAGTTAGACACGCAGGTTAAAGTGGCAAGAAACAAGCTCCTTGCATTCACTGGAGACTTTAACCGCATGCTGCAAGAAGCTCCTACAGGATTCACGTTGATCGATGAATTTAGGGGTCTGATTCGGTCTACGTGTGAAGTTCTGGGTCTTTCACTGCATGATTTGAATGATGCAATGAGTAAGCCCATGGCCTTGGAACGACCTACTGCAATCCTGAAGCTAATTTCGAGCCCAAGAGGTGTTCCTGCATGAGCAAAGGTGCAAAAAAGGGCCAAAACCGCTTTGCAGGCTCTCAAAAGCTGAACCGCGACTATAGAATTTCCCGAATTAAAGACGAAGTAATACCTAAGCTGAAGTCTTTCGTAGGAAAAGCATCATTCGATGGAGTTACGCCTTACTCAAGATTCTGCGCCGAACTTTACAACGATGGGCTTCCTGTAAACGAAAAGAAGATTGGCTACAGAACCTTGGTACAGAGCACTGACTATTGGACTCTGCTCGGGCCAATATTCTTCAAGCACTGGGATGCTGCTGGAAACATGGAGTCCAAGAAGGACAAGCTTGTCGGAAAGCTGGCCGTTCAGCGAGCAGACCAACTTCAAGCTGAGACAGAGAAACTGAGGAAGGAGGTCGAAGCTCTGCGCTCAGCCCTTCGTAGCCATGGTGCTCAGCCAGTAACCCTGCCGGACACAACGCATGTGGATCAAGGATTCATGGCGAAGTTTGACAAAACCTGCCGGGCCCTCAAGTTGGTGCTCGATGCAAGTGATGGGATGTTTACAGTTGACATGCAGGCTAAAAAGATTTGCTGCAGTTTTGACGACCTTGAACCTAG from Pseudomonas fluorescens encodes the following:
- the dnaG gene encoding DNA primase — translated: MAGLIPQSFIDDLLNRTDIVDVVSSRVQMKKAGKNYTACCPFHKEKTPSFSVSPDKQFYYCFGCGAGGNALGFIMDHDNLDFPQAVEELAKAAGMEIPREESGRPHKPRQPTDSPLYPLLTAAAEFYRQALKTHPQRKAAVDYLKGRGLTGEIARDFGLGFAPPGWDNLYKHLSSDTLQQKAMIDAGLLVENAETGKRYDRFRDRVMFPIRDSRGRIIAFGGRVLGDDKPKYLNSPETPVFHKGQELYGLFEARKNNRNLDEIIVVEGYMDVIALAQQGLRNAVATLGTATSEEHMKRLFRVVPSVLFCFDGDQAGRNAAWRALEATLSSLQDGRRARFLFLPEGEDPDTLVRSEGTDAFRARIHQHAQPLADYFFQQLTEEADPRSLEGKAHMATLAAPLIDKVPGANLKALMRQRLLEITGLSGEAVSQLVHSAPQDAPPAYDPGFDYDAMPDYADFHQPQEAFAPQQDWTPKKPGAGGKKWDKPWSKNGKRGDRDEAYTPRTPVAVEAPTLIALRTLIHHPQLAGKVESAEHFANESNTYAQVLIALIEAVQKNPKLNSIQLMARWHGTEQGRLLKALAEKEWLIDGDNLEQQFLDTITRLSAGQHTQTLDELIKKARQPGLSADEQIQIAKQMRDLLKQNVSASNPTSAGV
- the rpoD gene encoding RNA polymerase sigma factor RpoD, which gives rise to MSGKAQQQSRIKELIVLGREQGYLTYAEVNDHLPEDISDPEQVEDIIRMINDMGINVFEAAPDKDSLMLADADTDEAAAEEAAAALAAVETDIGRTTDPVRMYMREMGTVELLTREGEIEIAKRIEEGIREVMGAIAHFPGTVDHILSEYTRVTTEGGRLSDVLSGYIDPDDGITPPAAEVPPPVDPKAVKADDETDDDEAEASTDDEEEVESGPDPIIAAQRFGAVSDQMELARKALKKHGRGSKQATAELLALAELFMPIKLVPKQFEGLVERVRSALERLRAQERAIMQLCVRDARMPRADFLRQFPGNEVDESWTDALAKGKSKYAEAIGRFQADIVRCQQKLTALQTETGLTIAEIKDINRRMSIGEAKARRAKKEMVEANLRLVISIAKKYTNRGLQFLDLIQEGNIGLMKAVDKFEYRRGYKFSTYATWWIRQAITRSIADQARTIRIPVHMIETINKLNRISRQMLQEMGREPTPEELGERMEMPEDKIRKVLKIAKEPISMETPIGDDEDSHLGDFIEDSTMQSPIDVATVESLKEATRDVLSGLTAREAKVLRMRFGIDMNTDHTLEEVGKQFDVTRERIRQIEAKALRKLRHPTRSEHLRSFLDE